DNA sequence from the Prochlorothrix hollandica PCC 9006 = CALU 1027 genome:
CTTCTCAAGCAGAACAGTAAAAGGTCTGCACTCGCTCAATCGAGAATTGTTCGAGGTGTTTTTGCTTGGCCTTAGCAGAAGCAAAACAAGGTTCGGGGTCTCGGTAGAGTAGAGCATCGAAGGGCAGAAAATCACGGCCTTTGTGAACCACCCCCGTTAACCAACGGAGACCTATTTTGAGGTAGCTCAAGCCCCGCCGCCAATGGGTATCGACTTGACGACGCAAGTCCGCCCGTTGCACCGCCATGCCCGTGATAGTCGCGAACAGCAGGGAAATGGCGACCACTAGATAGAGGCGTTCGAGAGCCTCAACGTTGCGGACTCTAGACCCTTCCCAATCAAAGACTCCAGACTTGCTGTCGAGAAACAACTGTTCAATACGAAAGCGCAGTCCATAGTCCCAAAAGGTCTCCAAGGTGGGAGTTTCATCGGTCATAATCGCCCACTTGTCCTTGACTCCTCTCATCGAAGCTAACGCGAGATTGCACTGAAGCTGCGCATCAGTCCAAATCCGCACCTGATGATAGAGCTTCACCTGTCCCTTTGGGGGATACAACTGCCGCACCTCACGACTAAACCCTCGCTTATGAACCCCATAAACCGTCGTGTCACTGGGTACTCGAATCCCCCAATGCCAGGGGCTAGTCTGAAGCCAACGCACCAGTTCCTGATTGGCAAAGCCCCGATCTGCTAACAGCACCACTTCCTCAAACGACGACAACACTTGTACGGCTCGCTCTAAGAGGGGTTGGTACTTCTCAAACGCAACCGAGGCGCTCGAATGCTCTAATCCCATCCACAGCAAGGGGATCGCTCGACCCGGGCACACCACTGACAGATGCACCATGCAATAACGGTTCCATAACACTGTCGTATCCAACGCCACATATACCCGCTTCGAGTGCCAAGTACACAGCACTGCTTGTACTAGGGGCACGTAAATCTTTTCCACTTGCACACGACCATTGCACAGAAAGCGGTGCCACCGTCTTTGGTAGCTCTGGGCTTGCTCAGCACGACTCTCCACATACGGTTCCCAACGACTTTGGTTCAGGTTCAGGCACGACAGCAACGCTGTCACCATCCAACTGAGCACTTGGCAGTGGCGCTTATCCACAAATTCACTGCCGTGGGTGAGATATCGATATACTTGGTCATACAGTCTCGTCTGGGTTCTCATGTTGATGGATACTCTATTCATTACTTCTGATCCATCAACCCAGACTTTCCCTCTTTTGAAAACCCCCTCTACGCTAGGCTTCAGGGACTTGTGTCAGTCAGTCAGCTCATCCCCTCGCCTTTGTAGGGATCCATTGCTACAGCAGTCTGAGAGGGGTTGTGGGGGGTGCGCCCGGAGAATGCACACCCCGTAGAGGGTTGCAGCCATCCGTGGTTGCCCCGGCTGTGGGTCGCCAAGAGGGTCGGCACGGGGGCGAGAACCCTACCCAAGGTCGAGGGTTACCCAGTAAACTGAACCCCTTTGAGACGGTCCTGACCGGCGATCGTCGGGCTGAACCCTACTAACTTCGTTCCCCCCTGAATAGTTACGTTCGTACAGGGGCAATAATTTGGATTTCTCAAGGTGCCCAACTGATTGCTGTATAGTCTAAAATTGACAGAGGGTAAAATTGCCATAGACCAAAATCTATGCTTCCCATAGATTCCTGTTGCTATCCCCACACCACTCCCCTCGTGGGGTCTGAACCTAGGTCATCGGACTTGTGCGAGGCAATGGACTCCTAGGGGTGCAAGTCTGTTGGCATCCTAATCCTCGCCTCGACTCTGGGTGCCTAGGGCAGTATGCTTTTAGATAAGGTTCTGGATTTTGAGTGAACTCACCGAGCGAACGAATTGAATGAGTGCTGAAGTTTACCTGAATCACCCCACATTTGGTCTTCTCTTTCGGATTTGTGAACTGGAAGCCGCCCACGAATTATTTGCCACCCTCTATGCCCAGCGGCTGTTTTTTCTCGTGACCCCCACCAGCGCAGGCACTGTGTTTGAGCCGGTCAGTCGTAGTGATGCCCGGTTAATGGTGGAGCATCGCCTCCATAACCTGCGGCGTAAAGGGTCATTGCAAGCCTATGGTCAGCTTCAGGTCGCCCATAAACAAACCTTTTCCTGAGGCGATCGATCGCAGCCCCATGGTTCATTCTGATGGTCTCTCCCCGGTTCCCCTGCTTACCGCTGATGCTAGCCAACGGCTACAGCACATCCGGCAAATTTGCCAGGGGATCCCCCCTGGGGTGCGGGTCATGGCCGTGACCAAAACCGTACCGGCGGATCAAGTGCGCCTTGCCTATGGGGCGGGCATTCGGGATTTTGGGGAAAATCGCATTCAGGAAGCTCTCCCAAAGCAGGAGGAACTTCAGGATCTAAAGGATGTCACCTGGCATTTCATTGGTCGGCTCCAGAGCAACAAAGTCCGCAAGGCGATCGAACAGTTTGATTGGATCCACACCGTCGATAGCTTGAAGTTAGCGGAACGGCTGCACCGCATTGCCCAGGAGTTGGGGCGATCGCCCCAGGTTTCCCTTCAGGTCAAATTGCGCCCCGATGACACCAAAGGGGGCTGGCCCCTGCCCGATCTAGTGCAGGTATTGCCCCAATTGCAACACTATGACCACCTCCGCATCGGCGGCATCATGGTCATCCCCCCCCGCGCCTTGTCCCCCGGCGAAACCTTAACCCTATTTCAAGAAGCCCACCGCCTCTTCCAGGATCTACAGCGAGATTTCCCCCCCGCCACCGGTTCCCCCTTCCAGTGGCAGCATCTCTCCCTGGGGATGTCCAATGACTATCCCCTGGCCCTGGAGTCCGGAACCACCCTCGTGCGTCTGGGAAGTCTTCTGTTTGGCGATCGTCGCCCCCAGGCTTGACCCCCCAAGGGTGCCACCCCCCCAGAGTCCGCCTCCTTGAGGGTTTCCATGCCTGAGCCTGAAAACCCCTTGCCAATTAGCGGGAGGCTAGTTACTATGGACTCGAATTTCTGGATGCACCCTGTCTAGGCCCACCCAGCCTGGGTTTCCCCAATTTCCCAAACGATCAACAGTCCTAAGTTTTGACGATCGCAGGTGTACGGTTTAGCCATAGACAGCCACCTGCATCTATGGCTGAGAGTGCTAACGTCTGGGTCACCTCAGACCGAAAACCTCCCAGAAAATATATCGGAAAACACATACAGCAGTCCTAAATGGGTCGTGTGGTGTGCCCCCGGAGGGGGCACACCACCCCAAGGGTTTGAGCCATCGAGATGCCTACAACTGGTTTAGGGTTGCTGTAAAGTCTATGTAAACATCAAGCGAACCTGACCATCACTTACGGTAACGGCTAGGTGTGTGGGTATGAACCCTAGGATCATCCTAACGGTGAAACCCCGCCAGGACTGACATTTGGGTTCCTCGATGACTGGGGGCAGGCAGCGCAGCCACCCACTACAATCCTGATTGTCCCGTTGGCACCGGGGCAACCCTGGGAATGATTCAAGGTAACCACGTTTCATCTTGATGGACCAGGGTCTACAGCAACCCTACATCAGTTGTAAGGATCTCGATGGCTGAAACCCTTGGTGTGGTGTGCCCCCGGAGGGGGCACACCACACGACCCATTTAGGACTGCTGTAGCTGGGTAAAGGTCTGACTGGGTACAGGTCTTAGCTGCCATAGACTGTTCCCCAATTTCAGTCCCCGATTTCAGGGTTTGAGGGTCTCAAGGCTGGGTATTTAGGGATATCAGGTTCATCAGCCTGATTTCTAGGAGTGCTTTTAAAAAACTGTTTTGAACCGTAACAGCTTGCTGTATACTCAGAACCATTTAATATCGCTCTCCCGGTAAAGTCGGTGGTTGTTCTACATGTCGAGTTGTAATGGAGTTTGAACTGTGTCGATTTTTACGAAGCTACGCGACTTTGTTGGCTTAAACGATCCAGTGGACTACGAGTATGATTACGACCAGACGGAGGGGGAAGAGTATCAAGCTCTGTACCAAGAGGAAGCCTCGACCCAGCCCGTGGAAGATGACAATCGTGCTCGCCGTCGTATGAGAGAGCGCACTAGCATTGGCACAACAACTGGAACAAGTTTAGGTAGTACAACCATGAGTAATGTCATCGGGATGCCTGGGGCAATGAGTGGCCAAACGGAAGTGATGGTGATGGAGCCTCGCTCCTTTGAGGAAATGCCCCAGGCGATTCAAGCGCTGCGGGAGCGGAAGTTTGTGGTACTGAACCTGACCATGATGGATCCGGATCAAGCCCAGCGGGCCGTGGATTTTGTGGCCGGTGGTACCTATGCCATTGATGGTCACCAGGAACGGGTGGGCGAAAGCATTTTCCTGTTTACCCCCAACTGTGTCCAGGTGATCAGTCAGTCGGGCGCAACGACCACCGCCCCCCAACCCCAGCCCCAGGTGCGGCCCACCCGCCCCGCTGCCCCCACTCCGGCTTGGGCAACGGAACAAGCCCGCGCTGCGGGTCAGTAGGACGATTTCCCCTCGGCTGGGATCTAAGATTCCAAGCCAGGATAATAGACTGTTGCACTAGACTGTTGCACTAGACTGTTGCAAAGAAAGGTGGGCCTCGCTCACCTTTTTTTGTGTTGTGGGTAGGGTAGGCATGGCCCGCCGCCAGCAACCAGTGACGGATAGTCAGATCGGTTTACCGAAAATCTGGGTCTAAAGCCCCGTCCTTCTAGGACGGCTTTTCTTCCTGCAACCGATCTATCCAGTCTTCCACAAGCTGGGTCATAGTCTTCTCTCTCTGTTCCCCATCTTTGCTATCATGGTTAGCATATCGAAAAAGTCTGGGTTGGGGCTAACCCAAGACTCTAAATGGACAAAGAACGGGCGTAAGACCAGGATGTCTGGCAATCCGACTGCTTTGTCTAGCCAGCCGTACAGCGAACAGCTTGGACTATTCGCCTAGCCGGAGAATCCCCGCACCTTTAGGTCGGGGAGCATGTCAAGGCTATCAACTTAATCCGGGACAGCGGGGCGCGTAGCGTACTGTCCCGTTAATCTTGTCCCGCTTCAAGCGGTAAGCCATTTTTATTACTGAACAGGAGCCGTCACCAACCTCGCGCTAAAGCGACGGGGCTTGTCGAAAGCTAAAGCCAATAGCGGAAAGCAAGCGTAAGTGGGACTAGACAATGGCTGAGAAACCAATTTGAATTAGCTGAAGGTGGCACTTCAAAAGACGTTACAGGCACCTCCCTAACCTGTATCCTCTCTGCTAGTCAAAGTCGCAGGGATTTATACATAGGTTTTTCTGGTTTCCTAGGCTTATCGCCATTCAAAAAACCAGTCCCTTAACGGGAATTGTAAAGCCGTCCTAAAAGGACGGGGTTTCTACCCACATTTTCTGATGACAGGACCACCACAGTCGCCGAAGCTCGGATTTATTGGAGGCGGCGTAATGGCTGAAGCCATGGTCTCTCGCCTCATTGCTGCCAACGTCTATGCTCCGACAGCGGTGTGGGTCAGTGATCCCCAGGCCCAACGGCGGGATTGGCTGACCCAACAGTATGGGGTTGTCACCCAGGCTGATAATGGGACGGTTGCCCAGGCTGAGATCCTGGTGCTGGCGGTGAAGCCCCAAGCCTTAGGGGCGGTGTTGCCCACGCTTCAGCTTGCCCCCCCAGCGACCCCCCTGGTGCTGTCGATTTTGGCGGGGGTGCCCTTGGTGCGGCTGGAAACCGCCCTGCCCCAGTGTCCGGTGATTCGGGTCATGCCCAATACGCCAGCGATCGTGGGGGCAGGTATCAGCGCGATCGCCCCCGGATCCCAGGTACAGCCCCACCATTTAGCCCAAGCCCAGGCCATTTTGGGGGCGATCGGCAGGGTCGTAGAAGTGCCAGAATCGTTGATGGATGCGGTAACTGGGCTGTCGGGTTCGGGTCCGGCCTATGTGGCGCTGATGGTGGAAGCCCTCACCGATGGGGGGGTGGCCATGGGCTTGCCCCGGGCCATTGCCCAACAGTTGGCCCTAGAAACGGTGCGGGGCACGGCGGAACTGATGGTGCAGCAGGATCTACACCCCGCCTTGCTCAAGGATCGGGTCACGAGTCCGGGGGGAACCACCATTGCGGGCATCGGAGCGTTGGAGCGATCGGGGTTTCGATCTGCCTTGATGGAAGCTGTGGCAGCGGCCACCTTACGCTCCCAAGCCTTGGGGCGCGATGGTTAACCTTAATGGCTCATGGCCAGCATTCTCTGGATCGGTTGCAGGGCGGCGAGGCGCGTCGGTTCGGGCAGAGTAATTTCCGGTGCCCGGTTTTTCATGGCCCAATAGAGTTTTTCCAGGGTGTTTAACCGCATGTGGGGGCACTCATTGCAGGGGCAATTATTGAGGGGTGGGGCTGGGATAAAGGTGCGATCGGGCATCTGTTTTTGCATTTGGTGAATAATGCCCGGTTCCGTCGCCACAATGAAGGTTTGGCGATCGCTGCGGCCACTGTAGTTCAACAGGGCTGTGGTGGAACCAATGAAGTCGGCATGGCGTAAAACAGCGGTTTCACACTCTGGATGGGCGAGAATTTCGGCTTCTGGGTGTAGGGTTTTGAGACCCACGAGTTTCCGTTCCGAAAAGGTCTCATGCACCATGCAACTGCCTTGCCAGAGCACCAGATCTCGACCAGTTTGTTCCATAACATAGCGCCCTAGGTTGCGATCGGGGGCAAAGATAATGGGTTGCTGGGGGGGGATTTGTTGCACCAACTTAACCGCATTGGAACTGGTGCAAATAATATCGCTGAGGGCTTTGATTTCTGCGGAACAATTGATGTAGGAAATGACAATATGTCCCGGATGCTCTGCTTTGAAGGCGGCAAATTCAGCGGGGGGACAACTGTCGGCCAGGGAACAACCCGCCGCTAAATCTGGCAATAGCACCTGTTTCTGGGGATTGAGAATCTTGGCCGTTTCCGCCATGAAGTGAACCCCCGCAAAGACAATCACCTCTGCTTCGGTGCTGGCTGCTTGCTGCGATAACCCTAGGGAGTCCCCAATGTAGTCGGCAATGTCTTGAATATCGGGTTCTTGGTAATAATGGGCCAGAATCACGGCGTTGAGATCCCGTTTCAGATCCTGGATGGCGGCGAAGAGGTCGAGGGGCGGCTGGATGGTGGAGGGGGGGGCAGTAATGAACACAGGTAAAGGGGTGTGAGTGGGTAGAGAACGCCATCGCCCCCGGTGATTGAAGGGGTGGGGCGGATGGGATTCGGTCCCTTAATTATAGTTGAATTTACCAAAATTCGATCCCTGGGGATCAGAAACGCCCGCTGGAGCCGCGATCGGCCTAGTAGGCCAGGGCATAAGTTTGCCTACTCTTCAAAATTTGAGGGTTTCATTCAGATAATGCTGTTGGGACATGGCGATCGCCATCAGCCGACTACAAGTCGGCTCTCCCAGGGCGATCGCCTGGGATTGTCGAGTTGCACTCGACCCAAATCCGACTACAAGTCGGCTCTCCCTGGGCGATCGCCTGGGATTGTCGAGTTGCACTCGACCCAAATCCGACTATAAGTCGGCTCTCCCTGGGCGATCGCCTGGGATTGTCGAGTTGCACTCGACCCAAATCCGACTACAAGTCGGCTCTCCCAGGGGAATATAAACGGTTACTTTTACCAGGAACAAAACCAGAACTCTGGCTTGGGAGGGGCTAGTACACGTTCCAGTTTTAAACCCCCAAGGGCTGACAGAGCTTATCCTCTAGTTCCACTTCTTCTTCAGCTAAGGCAACAATGGCCTGCTGCAAAATGGCCTGGGGCGATCGCCCTTGATCCACCTGGCGCAACCACTGTTGAGCGGTGTTGCCCTCCCGCAGAATTTTCTGGAGGGGTGACAGAAAACAGCTAAAGCCCTTGGCCTTGGCGATCGGCCACAGGTCTTGATATAGCTCCTGAATCCAATCTTTAGCCAGGATCGATCGCCCGTCCTGCCAATGGCGCAGAGGAGCCTCTAGGCTGAACTGCGCCGCTGCCTTTTCATTGGCCAACGTTAGATCCAGCAAGTCTTGGCGGCGGGTGGCAGCGGGTAACTGGCTCAGTTCCAAGGGATCCAAACCTGGTTGTTCCAGCACCTGCCAAATGCGAGCCTCCAACAGAGCCGTAATGGCCAACAGGGCGAGGGGATCCGTCACCAGATCACAGATGCGCAGTTCCAGGCGATTGACCTTATAGGGGCGACGATCGCCGTTGGGCCGCACAGAATTCCAGAGATGCCGCACATTTTGCATGGTGCCCAACCGCAGTTGCTCCTCCACCCAGGCCACATAATGGCCATGGCTTGCAAAGAGGGGCACCTGGCGGGGGGTTTGGGGAAAGAGGTGCCAGCGGGTGGAATGGGCACCGGTCACCTGGCCATCTAAAAAGGGAGAAGAGGCACTAAGGGCCAAAAAGAGGGGGGCTTCCAGGCGAATCAGGCGACAAGCCCGCAGCAATTGCTCAGGGTCATTGAGACCGATGTTGATGTGGATGCTGGCGGTGACAACGCTGGTGCCGTAGGTTTGTTCAATATAGGTGTGGTACGGGTTCAGGGGATCAGAGCGGTAAAAGCGATCGCCCCCCCCCAGGGCCAAGGTACTGCCAGGAATCAGGGTATAGTCCCCCAGGCTGGTTAAATACTGGCGCAATTGTTGGCGGGGCCGCACCAAATCGCACAGCAGGCGATCGTAGGAACAGAGGGGAGCCGTGGTGTACTCCACATTGCGACTATCGGGTTCCCGCATGAAGCGATCGAGGGCCGCCACAATTTTGTCCGATAACCCCACAATCTCGCCCTGGGGGGTTCCGGTATACATTTCAACCTCAAATCCTTTACACAACAGCACAATAGTTCCCCAGGATGACAGCGTTAATAGATGTTTGACATTGAAGCTGCACCGTCCCCGTGGAGGGGTGCCTTGGAGGGTTGGGACGCGGCCCGATAAGGGCAACCGATGAGGGCGGGTCTTCCGGGGGGACATGGCCTGGTCAATCTTGGCTGTTTTCCATCAACCCGCCCTAGATAGTCTATTGTGCGGGACGACTGCCGATCCCTCAATAGCCCTGGGGCAAAATGAAGGGGAATCTGGGCCTGGAGGGGGGATGAGTCTGGGGGAAGGTCATCGCGATCGTCGAACGCGATCGGCCCCCGCAGGTTTCCGCCTAGCCCCCGGCCAAGCTGGTAATATCCCCCGATCTCCCCTTCCATCAGGACACCCATCCCTTTATTTATCTTTATAAATATCTTGTTGTCGCGATCGTAATATCGGTGGGAGGGCTAGGGGCAGACGGAATTAGCAGGGCAATGAGCGGGAATCAGGGTGGTCAGAGACCCTCAACCATCAGATAGCCTAGATCTCAAAAATCAGTCTATATGATTAAATTAGACGAAAAATAGCGAAAATTCAGCTATCTGGGTGGGATCCCAGAACCGTGATTTGGGTCGCAGTGGGGCGGTGCGAGGATCCCCGGCTGGAGTTATCTGGAGTTATATTTAATAATGTTATAAAGTCTACAGATTTTTTTTGGCGTTAGGGCTTTATAACATACGCAACATTTATTAATATATTTAACCAGGGACAAGAGGGGAAAATGGTAACCAGTTCCGTATTCAGGACTACAAATCTCCCATGACTCCCTCAACAGTGTTTTAAGTGTAGGGATCGGGGATCACCGGCGTTGGCTCTGGATACTCTGAATGGTTGTCATGACCCGTTAGCCTTTTGCGTTTGATCCGGGTTGCCCTGACGACCCTGTTGGCCAGGGCAGCATCACCCAAGATTATTCCTTCCGATTCCCCTTCTTTTTCCCAACAACCCTCCTGTGAATCGCCTTAGCTCGGCATTACGGGGAAACCTGCATCCTTGAGCCATGCATGATCCCAAGATTCCCAGGCTAGTAGCCCTCTCCAACCCTCAGTTGGCCCCCTGGGTTGCGACGAAGCGACTGCCCATAGTTCAGGGTTCTACAGCAGTCCGAAATGGGTCGTGGGGTGTGCGCCCGGAGGGCACACCCCACCCCAAGGGTTTCAGCCATCGAGATCCTTACAACTGATTTAGGATTGCTGTAGGGGAACTAGGGTTGGGGGGAACCTGAAGGACTGGTACCGGGGCATAAGGCCATAGCCACCCCGCCATTGATCGCTTTCTGACCGCATTAGTTCTGTCCATCCCAGTCTCGCTTTGAGAGTAGTTACCTTTATGAGTCAGTCCACCGCCGTCCTTCACTATTCCATCGACCTGATCCGCGACGAAGCCCGTCATCTGATCCATCAGGGCTGTGCTAGCCGCCAGCAACCTATCTATATTCTGTGTCAGTACATTCCAGCCCGTGAGTGGGCCGGGATTGAGTGTGAGTTGGAGCGTAATAATTTCCTGCTGCGCGATCGCCTAGGGGATCTGGTGGGTCGTGAGGATTGGGATAACGATTAACGGTAACCATCTTCAATTTTATCCCAGGGGGAATGCTCGGCACTCCCTTTTTTGTGCTTGGGTGCGAGTGCTTGGGTGCGAGTGCTTGGGAACGCTACCCAGGGTCGGGCTGGGCGTTTTCCTCAAGGTTGATAGAAAAACGAGAGGGCTGTATTACCGTAAACCTTGGTGCGATGGAGAGTTAAGGGGGGACAGGGGGGCAGCGATCGCTGGGGGTGATGTTCCACCGCTAACTGTCCCTGGGGCGCTAAGAGGTGATGCTGGGCGATCGCCGCCAAGGTTGGCCCATAGCACTCACTGGCATAGGGAGGATCAAAATAAATGCAATCAAATTCCCGGCCCACCAAGGTTTTCAGGATCCCCGGCACCTGGCCCCGCACCACTTGGATCCGCTGCTGCGGTTGGGCCAGCCCTTGCCAGTTCTCTTGGATCAGGGCACAGGCTTTGCCCCACTGCTCCACGGCCACCACGTCCACCGCCCCCCGACACAGGGCTTCTGCTCCCATGGATCCGCTCCCCCCACACAGATCCAGCCAGCGCTTCCCGTCAACGTCCCCCTGCCAAATATTAAACAGTGCCTCCCGCACCCGGGCCGCTGTCGGTCGGGTGGTCTCACCGGGGAGGGTTTTCAAAGCACGGTTACCAATAATGCGTAGGGTCATCAAATCTAGGGTTTCGGCCCTTTAGTTTGCATCCGACTATACAGCCTACAGGGCACCTCGAAAAATCTAAATTTTCGCCCAGTGACCCACGTAAGAATCAGGGTTGTGGTAGGTGACGCAGCCGCCCCCCTGCTTTGAGAGACTCCTTTAATGGTTTGAGTTAATATCGGTAAAAACCCTGTTGAGATGAAGCAAGGGCTTAATGGCGATCGTCCGATGAAGGCAGATGATCAGGGTCTACTCCCAGTGAACGGAGATAGTCGGCGAGTCGTTGTGTTTGTTCTTCCGCAGCATCAGCCCGTCGTCGTTCCGCATCAAGCGCCCGTTCTAACTCATCAGCCCGTTGCAGTTCCTGCTCAGCCCGTTGCCGTTCCCGCTCGGTCCGTCGTTGTTCCCGCAGCAACTCCTCCCGCGTCACTTCGGGAATGCCATGGATGTTGCCATCCGGGTCAAACCACATCAACAGTTCCTGCTCAAGACCCCAGCATTCATAGCGGTAGCGGCCCAGGCCCAGACCAATCTCCGGCATCCACACCGGCTCCCCCGGTTGACGCACATAGCGATCGTTCTCTAAGCGATAGACCTCAAACGGGTCATGGTTATCCCGCTGCCAAAACTCTGGGTTATAGACCGCACAATAGAGCACCCCCAACTGGCGATAAATCTCTAGCTTGTCTTGGTATTCATTGCGGGCCGTGTAGGAGACCATCTCCAGGACAAAAGCGGGTACCACCCCCTCTTCCTTCCAGACCACATAGCTGCGCCGCGAATTGCCCTCTTTTCTGCGGTCAACCCCTAGGCTGAGAAAGCCATCGGGGACCACGGGAATGTTGGGATTAGTGCCCGTGGTATGAAAAATCCCCATATCCACGCCAAAGAACCAGTCGTGTCGGTCTGCCCAGAGGCGTAGCAGGGTGGTGAGCAGCAGATTAGGCAGCAGGTTTTGGTCTTCGTTATCCACAGGGGTATCGTCGGAACAGATCAGTTCCTCAGGTTCGGGGAGAGGCAGAAGTGGATGGGGCTGTTGGTCGGTGATGAGCATAGGGAAGAGGTCGAAACCGCAACGGCGAGGGGTGCTCTGATTGTAGCGGAGGGCGGTGGGGGCGTGTGGATTAGGGTCGAATGTGCTCAATTTTATTTAAGAAGACCTCATCAGAGCGACGGTCATGGAGCGCTGTCGTTCTGACTTCCTTATGGGAAGCAATTTTCTGGGCATTCTCCCGAATGCCACCGTTCTTGAGGACGTTCGTCATGCCTATGGAGTCGGAAGTCAAACTCCGTTTTGAACCACCTTCATGGATTAAGTTTGGCTTTAGAATAGAAAGGCGACTCAGCCGCATGAGGTGATCCCCATGATCCAAGCTCCTCTCCAACCCCAACAGCTTTTGCTTCAAGTGCCTAGCCAACTGATGCTCCAGGTGACCCAGGAGCAGTTTATCGCCCTAGTGACCGCCAATCGTGATCTGAGACTGGAACGGACCGCCACAGGAGAGTTAATTGTGAATCCACCCACTGGAGGTGAAACAGGTAAGCGTAACCTCAGCCTCAGTGGTCAACTGAGTGATTGGTATGAAGCCCACGAGGCTCTCGGCGAAGCCTTTGACTCCTCAACCGGATTTACCTTACCCAATGGAGCCAACCGTTCTCCAGATGCATCATGGGTGAGAAAAGAGTGTTGGGACGCTTTAAGTGTGGAACAGCGCCAGGGCTTTATCCCCCTCTGCCCCGATTTTGTAGTAGAGCTACGTTCTAAAACAGACAGCCTGAAAGACTTACGAGGGAAGATGCAAGAGTATATGGAGAACGGTGCGCAGTTGGGCTGGTTAATTGATCCACAAAATCGGTGTGTTGAGGTTTATCGCGAGGGTCAAGAGGTTGAAGTCTTGAAAAGCCCCAGTAAAGTTTCAGGAGAGTCTGTCTTACCGGGCTTTAGCTTGAACCTAAAACGAATTCTGCCCTAATTTCCCGTAAGATTCTTCATTTGTGCTAGGGGAACGCCCCATTCCTGGGGTGATTATGTTTGCTCTGACCGAGGCGGGTGTTTTGTTTTTTTGAGGAGAGAGGAACGGATGCAACGACAACTAATAACGAGTTGGGTGGCGGGGGTGCTGCTGGGGGGTGGCCTGGTGCTGGGGGGAGG
Encoded proteins:
- a CDS encoding Uma2 family endonuclease, producing the protein MIQAPLQPQQLLLQVPSQLMLQVTQEQFIALVTANRDLRLERTATGELIVNPPTGGETGKRNLSLSGQLSDWYEAHEALGEAFDSSTGFTLPNGANRSPDASWVRKECWDALSVEQRQGFIPLCPDFVVELRSKTDSLKDLRGKMQEYMENGAQLGWLIDPQNRCVEVYREGQEVEVLKSPSKVSGESVLPGFSLNLKRILP
- a CDS encoding Uma2 family endonuclease translates to MLITDQQPHPLLPLPEPEELICSDDTPVDNEDQNLLPNLLLTTLLRLWADRHDWFFGVDMGIFHTTGTNPNIPVVPDGFLSLGVDRRKEGNSRRSYVVWKEEGVVPAFVLEMVSYTARNEYQDKLEIYRQLGVLYCAVYNPEFWQRDNHDPFEVYRLENDRYVRQPGEPVWMPEIGLGLGRYRYECWGLEQELLMWFDPDGNIHGIPEVTREELLREQRRTERERQRAEQELQRADELERALDAERRRADAAEEQTQRLADYLRSLGVDPDHLPSSDDRH
- a CDS encoding site-specific integrase, with the translated sequence MTNVLKNGGIRENAQKIASHKEVRTTALHDRRSDEVFLNKIEHIRP